The following coding sequences lie in one Lysobacter capsici genomic window:
- a CDS encoding FAD-dependent oxidoreductase has product MTKKQVFQFRDAPREMPSRIPLQLRLNGDWGELYGRFAEVEAKKQAGRCLDCGNPYCGWACPLHNYIPQWLELAREGRLHEAASLCHETNPLPEVCGRVCPQDRLCEGSCTLNDGFGAVTIGAVEKYIVDNALADGWRPDLSTVKATGHRVAIVGAGPAGLSCADRLARAGIQAVVFDRYEAIGGLLHFGIPSFKLEKSVMVKRREVLEGMGVQFRLGVEIGRDITLDALTAEFDAVFLGLGSYRYTDGGLPGQDLRNVLPALPFLVQNGRVVQGDGDSLRSAPIAGWEDQLELPDLRGKRVVVLGGGDTGMDCVRSAVRMGAAQVRCVYRRDEANMPGSAREVANAREEGVEFLFNRQPLELLGDGTTVNAVRVAETRLGPPDARGRQRAEAIEGSESVLDADVVIIAFGFQPDPPAWLAQQGIELADNGRIKVLATSGNCATKRKAAAGLPYQTTNPKVFAGGDAVRGADLVVTAAFEGREAAAGIVSLLSERAPVAVRQDSPLAKVG; this is encoded by the coding sequence ATGACCAAGAAGCAAGTCTTCCAATTCCGCGACGCCCCGCGCGAAATGCCCTCGCGCATCCCGCTGCAACTGCGCCTCAACGGCGACTGGGGCGAACTGTACGGCCGCTTCGCCGAAGTCGAAGCCAAGAAGCAGGCCGGCCGCTGCCTCGACTGCGGCAATCCCTACTGCGGCTGGGCCTGCCCGCTGCACAACTACATTCCGCAGTGGCTCGAACTGGCGCGCGAAGGCCGCCTGCACGAAGCCGCGTCCTTGTGCCACGAAACCAATCCGCTGCCCGAAGTGTGCGGCCGGGTCTGCCCGCAGGACCGCCTGTGCGAAGGCAGCTGCACCCTCAACGACGGCTTCGGCGCGGTCACCATCGGCGCGGTCGAGAAGTACATCGTCGACAACGCGCTCGCCGACGGCTGGCGCCCGGATCTGTCGACGGTGAAGGCCACCGGCCACCGCGTCGCCATCGTCGGCGCCGGCCCGGCCGGGCTGTCGTGCGCGGATCGGCTCGCGCGCGCCGGCATCCAGGCGGTGGTGTTCGACCGCTACGAAGCGATCGGCGGCCTGCTGCATTTCGGCATTCCCAGCTTCAAGCTGGAGAAGTCGGTGATGGTCAAGCGCCGCGAGGTGCTCGAAGGCATGGGCGTGCAGTTCCGGCTCGGGGTCGAGATCGGGCGCGATATCACGCTCGATGCGCTGACCGCCGAATTCGACGCGGTGTTCCTGGGCCTGGGTTCGTACCGCTACACCGACGGCGGCCTGCCTGGGCAGGATCTGCGCAATGTGTTGCCGGCGTTGCCCTTCTTGGTGCAGAACGGCCGCGTCGTCCAGGGCGACGGCGACAGCCTGCGCTCGGCGCCGATCGCCGGCTGGGAGGATCAACTCGAACTGCCCGACCTGCGCGGCAAGCGCGTGGTCGTGCTCGGCGGCGGCGACACCGGCATGGACTGCGTGCGCAGCGCGGTGCGCATGGGCGCGGCGCAGGTGCGCTGTGTGTACCGGCGCGACGAGGCCAACATGCCCGGCTCGGCGCGCGAGGTCGCCAACGCGCGCGAGGAAGGCGTGGAGTTCCTGTTCAACCGGCAACCGCTGGAACTGCTCGGCGACGGCACCACGGTCAACGCGGTGCGGGTCGCCGAGACCCGGCTCGGCCCGCCGGACGCGCGCGGTCGTCAGCGCGCCGAGGCGATCGAGGGCAGCGAATCGGTGCTCGACGCCGACGTGGTCATCATCGCGTTCGGCTTCCAGCCCGATCCGCCGGCGTGGCTGGCGCAGCAGGGCATCGAACTGGCCGACAACGGCCGGATCAAGGTGCTGGCGACCTCGGGCAACTGCGCGACCAAGCGCAAGGCGGCGGCGGGTTTGCCGTATCAGACTACGAATCCGAAGGTGTTCGCCGGCGGCGACGCGGTGCGCGGCGCGGATCTGGTGGTGACCGCGGCGTTCGAAGGACGCGAGGCGGCGGCGGGGATCGTGTCGCTGCTCAGCGAGCGGGCGCCGGTGGCGGTGCGGCAGGATTCGCCGTTGGCGAAGGTCGGCTAG
- the folE gene encoding GTP cyclohydrolase I FolE, with amino-acid sequence MADNDNKPSREQAEAAVRILLSWAGEDPNREGLLDTPKRVVTAYGDWFSGYTDDPREYLARTFEEVAGYDEMIVLRDIEFESHCEHHMAPIIGKAHVGYLPNGKVVGISKLARVVETYARRFQVQEKMTAQIAQSIQDVLQPLGVGVVIEGAHECMTTRGVHKRGVSMITSKMLGMFRDDARTRAEFLRFIDVGPGR; translated from the coding sequence ATGGCCGACAACGACAACAAGCCCTCACGCGAGCAGGCCGAAGCCGCGGTCCGCATCCTGCTCAGCTGGGCCGGCGAAGACCCGAATCGCGAAGGGTTGCTCGACACGCCCAAGCGCGTGGTCACCGCCTACGGCGACTGGTTCAGCGGCTACACCGACGATCCGCGCGAATACCTGGCGCGCACGTTCGAGGAAGTCGCCGGCTACGACGAAATGATCGTGCTGCGCGACATCGAGTTCGAAAGCCACTGCGAGCACCACATGGCCCCGATCATCGGCAAGGCGCATGTGGGCTACCTGCCCAACGGCAAGGTGGTCGGCATCAGCAAGCTGGCGCGCGTGGTCGAGACCTATGCGCGGCGCTTCCAGGTGCAGGAAAAGATGACCGCGCAGATCGCCCAATCGATCCAGGACGTGCTGCAGCCGCTCGGCGTGGGCGTGGTGATCGAAGGCGCGCACGAATGCATGACCACCCGCGGCGTGCACAAGCGCGGCGTGAGCATGATCACCTCGAAGATGCTCGGCATGTTCCGCGACGATGCGCGCACGCGCGCGGAGTTCCTGCGCTTTATCGACGTGGGGCCGGGGCGCTGA